The window AACATCCGGCCGACCTGAATCGGCAGCGCCACCCGGTCGGAGACTTCGCCGATGTCGATGTTAAAGAGATCGGCCACAGCCGGGATGACAAAGGTCGTCTCAAAGACCGTATCGCGCAGCCGGCCCTCACACTCGGTCTGCCCGAAGCGGCAATCGTAACCGGCTCCCGACTCGTTGCTCGGGGTCCACACGCTGTGCACGTTGAAAAGATCGCGGTGCTCGGTAAATGGCGAGGTCTGTAGAATACGCTCGGCTACCGCCTGGGCGTCGCCTTCAAAGATGGCACGCTCCTCCTCGGTGTAGCCGTCGGCCAGGATCACGATGTCCATGCGATCTTCGGCCGGGCCGCTCTCCACCAGGGTGGCCACCTGGCCATCGACGCTGTTGGGCTGAGCCTGTGCCAGAAGTTCCTCGATGGGGAAGCGGCCCAACTCGACCCAGTCGCCATCGGGTTGCGCAAGCTCCAGAATGTAGTATCGGGCACCGGCCACGCCTGTGGGAACGCGCGTGGCGAACTGCGTCAGCGGCGCGTACTGCGCGCGCACCAGCGCGTAGACCTGATTGGCGTCGAGCTCGACGGCAGCCTGCTGGTCGAGGAGTAGGTTCAAGAACTCCAGAAGTTGAAAGAGGCTGTTAACCCGCTGTGACCAGAGCGTTGTGCCCTGCGCATCTTCGATGCGCGCCCGGGTGATCCAGTGGGTGTCGGTATCGTGGGCGTCATCATCGACGAAGAGCGGGGTGTCGACCACCCGGGCGACCTCCACGGTGGGTGGGCTGGCGGGATGGCTTCCCAGGAGCGCGTCGAAAATCACCATGCGCGCCTGGCGCGCTTCGGCGCTGAGTTGAACGGTGTCGCCCTCATTCATCCCCAGCTGCGCGCCCTCCTGCTCCGGGGCAGCGGTACGAACCTGGAGGGTCGAGCCATCGCCATCTTCGACGCAGGCGCTCAGGAGGAATGCGGTGGTGGCGAACAGGGACCAGCGGAAAAAGTGATGCATGTGTGTTCCACAGCGCAGGAGGTTTTTTGGGGGGCTACCCGCGCAGGCTAGCCGAGTGTAACGTAGGGCACAATGTGGGAG of the Lujinxingia sediminis genome contains:
- a CDS encoding M64 family metallopeptidase, whose amino-acid sequence is MHHFFRWSLFATTAFLLSACVEDGDGSTLQVRTAAPEQEGAQLGMNEGDTVQLSAEARQARMVIFDALLGSHPASPPTVEVARVVDTPLFVDDDAHDTDTHWITRARIEDAQGTTLWSQRVNSLFQLLEFLNLLLDQQAAVELDANQVYALVRAQYAPLTQFATRVPTGVAGARYYILELAQPDGDWVELGRFPIEELLAQAQPNSVDGQVATLVESGPAEDRMDIVILADGYTEEERAIFEGDAQAVAERILQTSPFTEHRDLFNVHSVWTPSNESGAGYDCRFGQTECEGRLRDTVFETTFVIPAVADLFNIDIGEVSDRVALPIQVGRMFEAAALAQYDEVILLSNTRKVSGFAGVYVSLVTTYDNRQSFPDTVVHELGHTLGMLGDEYMVDGDPCFFNEPFIPLPANIDELRQGEPLSWDAWVSPDTPLPTPPNQTSAHPVGAYERAYNCEFLVRPSYECMMKDSGDDFCPVCAEQMVRRFYSGVDPTPNEALVVERVSPGLIEARVPRRDAPGRYAVTWHLGERQIGEGGRLRLGGNSFTKDAPRGWVELRAHVSNTSAFLASDHPAVNDVFTLWVKREDAP